Below is a genomic region from Billgrantia tianxiuensis.
TCAAGGAAAACGCTGAGCCCACCGTGGAGGTCCGTCATGATCGAGACAACCAGCGACTCACTTGCTCCCTTCGATTCCGATGAGGCGAAATGGACGGCGGTGCTGGCCCGCGACACGGCGGCGGATGGCGCTTTCGTCTACGCGGTGCGTACCACCGGCATCTATTGTCGCCCAACCTGCCCGTCGCGCCGGCCACGCCGCGAAAACGCCGAATTCCATGCCGATGCGACGGCGGCGGAGCGAGCCGGCTACCGGCCTTGCCAGCGCTGCCGCCCTCAGGATGTCTCGTTGGCTCAGCACCATGCCGAGAGCGTCGCCCGCGCGTGTCGGCTCATCGAAGCCGCCGAGGATCTGCCTTCTCTCGACGAACTGGCACAGGCCGCGGGGTTGAGCCGCTTCCACTTTCACCGTGTGTTCAAGTCGGTTACTGGACTCACGCCCAGGGCCTACGCCATCGCCCGACGGGCGGAGCGCGTGCGCGAAGAACTCGCCAGTTGCGAAACGGTCACCGAGGCGATGTACGAGGCGGGCTTCAACTCCAGCGGACGCTTCTATGCCGGTACCGATCGCATGCTCGGCATGACGCCCAAGCGTTACCGTTCAGGAGGGAAAGACATGGAGATCCGCTTCGCCCTTGGGGAGTGTTCATTGGGCACCATACTGGTGGCGAGCAGCGAGAAGGGCATATGCGCCATTTCCCTGGGCAGCGATCCGGAGCAGCTGCTTCAGGAGTTCCAGGATCGTTTCGCCAATGCCACTCTCATTCCCGGAGGGAAGGATTTCGATGCCTGGGTGGCCCAAGTGGTGGGTTTCGTCGAAGCGCCTGGTCTCGGGCTTTCGCTGCCGCTGGACATTCGTGGCACTGCCTTTCAGCAACGGGTCTGGCAGGCGCTGACCGAGATTCCCGTGGGCACCACGATCAGCTATGCAGAGTTGGCGGAACGTATCGGTTCTCCCAAGTCGGTGCGTGCCGTGGCCAGGGCCTGCGCCTCCAACCCTGTTGCGCTTGCCATTCCCTGCCATCGGGTCGTACGCAGCGATGGGGCGCTTTCCGGGTATCGCTGGGGCGTGGAGAGAAAACGCACGCTGCTCGAGCGAGAGGCGAAGCGGGCTGATGTCCCAATGCTGGAGAGGGAACCCGAATGAAAGAACCGAGGCGGCCCTGTCGGTGCATTAGGCAGCGGCGGCAGGTGCCGCCGCCCATGGGCGCGACACTCACCCCGTCCTGGACGGACACCGTCGATCGCATTTCCAAGCGCTTTATTCTGTAGCGGTATCGAGAGGGTTCATCGTTTCTTCCAGTGCTTCGGTGATGCCCGCCTGCGGAGTGCGCTCGAGAAAGGTCGAAAGCACTACATAGCTGCGCGTGGCTTTCACGCACGGCAGGGCATAGAGCCGGGCAAGCAACCCCTCCAGCGAGCGACTGCTGGCGCAACGTACCTTGAGCAGCATGCAGGCGTCGCCAGCGACCGAATGGATCTCCTCGACTTCAGGCAGCTCCGAGATCGCCAGCAGTTCCTT
It encodes:
- the ada gene encoding bifunctional DNA-binding transcriptional regulator/O6-methylguanine-DNA methyltransferase Ada, coding for MIETTSDSLAPFDSDEAKWTAVLARDTAADGAFVYAVRTTGIYCRPTCPSRRPRRENAEFHADATAAERAGYRPCQRCRPQDVSLAQHHAESVARACRLIEAAEDLPSLDELAQAAGLSRFHFHRVFKSVTGLTPRAYAIARRAERVREELASCETVTEAMYEAGFNSSGRFYAGTDRMLGMTPKRYRSGGKDMEIRFALGECSLGTILVASSEKGICAISLGSDPEQLLQEFQDRFANATLIPGGKDFDAWVAQVVGFVEAPGLGLSLPLDIRGTAFQQRVWQALTEIPVGTTISYAELAERIGSPKSVRAVARACASNPVALAIPCHRVVRSDGALSGYRWGVERKRTLLEREAKRADVPMLEREPE